The Anomalospiza imberbis isolate Cuckoo-Finch-1a 21T00152 chromosome 2, ASM3175350v1, whole genome shotgun sequence nucleotide sequence TGCAAAGTCTTGTCATAACTAAAGAGAAAGGTTTCCAGACCCCAGCAACATTGACAAAGGACCTCTCAGGGAGCATGGAAAGAGTtaagaagcagctgcagcactcTACAAGCTACATCTGCAAGGTACAGCAGAAACAGGGGAAGGCAAACACACCAAACTGAAACAATTCTTCCACGCCCAGCCTCTTCTTCCTGTGATGTCATGCTACAAATTGCCTGGgcgctctgctctgctctccagaaggagctgggctggcaaGAGCTGCCGAGGGCTGCGGGCTGCAGGAACAAACACGCTCTGGAATTTGGTTTctgccctggcaggcagctccCTTCTGCTTCTGTTTCCCGCCCCATGGGGCCAGCCAGCGAGCCGACAAACTTGTTGTATAGaaagaagggagagggggaaacGCCGAGTGCCGACACTTTGAACGTCCAGGAAATAGTTTCCTAAAGCACACTCTCCCAGTAAATTCGGATGGACAAGGCTTTGCTGTCACAATCTGCAGCCAAGAGTAAGGCACAAAGTCCTACGATGGCTTCATTGAAACGAGGCGGGAAATGGAACTAAGcaagctttggggtgacctcatcTGCCACAAATGATGTGTTCTCTGACTTTTGCAGACTGGCTATGCAACTACAAATAGCACTCAGCAGAGAAGAGACACTTCCTGGTGATTTCTGCTGGAGATGTACTCCCCTGCCACAGAGCTCACCTTCCTTCCCTGAAGCTTCACAGCGTACAAACTTGCCCAAGCACACCGTTCAAATACATCTGACCTGCAAGTTCTTCTGGAATTTCAAAAAAGTTGCAGTAAAAATACCAGAGAAGACGCGAAATCACAGGAATTTTTAACATACCATTATAATGGTAAGCTCTAATTGTTCCACTGAGGACTCCTTTAAATATACTTTGTATGGGTGTATCTTTAGCATGGTGTTTGTTCTTGGCCTCATAGCAAACTGTGTAGCGATCTACATTTTCACTTGTACTTTAAAAGTGCGAAACGAGACTACAACTTACATGCTTAATTTAGCCATATCAGATCTGCTTTTTGTGTTTACATTACCCTTCAGGATTTATTACTTTGTAACCAGAAACTGGCCATTTGGAGACATTCTCTGCAAGATTTCTGTCACCCTCTTTTACACAAATATGTACGGGAGCATTTTGTTTCTGACTTGCATCAGCGTGGATCGCTTTTTAGCTATAGTACACCCCTTCCGATCCAAGACTCTCCGGACCAAAAGGAATGCAAAGATTGTCTGTGCTGCAGTATGGATAACCGTGCTAGCAGGCAGCACACCAGCAAGCTTTTTCCAGTCCACAAACCGCCGGAACAATACGGAACAAAGGACGTGCTTTGAAAACTTTTCAGAGGACACGTGGAAAACCTACCTATCCCGGATTGTTATCTTCATTGAAACCGTTGGGTTTTTTATCCCGCTCATCCTGAACGTGACCTGCTCCACTATGGTCCTACGGACCTTGAATAAACCACTTACATTAAGCCGGAATAAAGTAAGCAAGAAAAAGGTACTCAAAATGATTTTTGTCCATTTGGTGATATTCTGCTTCTGCTTTGTGCCTTATAACATTACCTTAATACTTTATTCCCTTATGAGAACACAGACCTGGGTCAATTGCTCAGTGGTGACCGCAGTCAGGACTATGTACCCCATAACTCTGTGCATCGCTGTTTCAAACTGCTGTTTTGACCCCATTGTCTATTACTTCACATCAGATACCATTCAAAATTCCATAAAAAAGAACCGGTCCACCAGACCACAAGAGGTCAGATTCTCTGAAAGGCCAGTTTCAGAAAGCTTCATTCAACATAGCCTTCAGaccataaaaatgaaaatatttgacaGTGACTCTACAATATAAACTATATTAAAAGACTATTGGGACTAAACTGGAATTAGAAACCTGCACATTTCTTCAGCTGTGGACATACATTCTTATATGTAAAGGCTGTGCTTTCTTCACATCTGAAAAGTTTATTACAAGGCTGTAACAGTGTTATGCTTAACAGCAcacagaaaaagtatttttaaaatctgtgtcAAAGGTCTGTTCTGACAGATTGTATGTTAGAAATGAACTTTTGAGTTTAGAGGTTAACCAAAGTCCAAGGACTGTTTCTCAAGTCAAACACAAATGAAAAAGtaggttgttttccttcctgaagtTAAAACAGTTGCTCAATTTAATAATGATATCAGTTTCCAAGTTACTGAGGTGAAGCTACCTGCTCCACACTGCAGGAAAATTGTCCCATATTGTCATATCACTTCAGCTATACTGTGTCTTCCCCAGTTTCCTCTTGCTTCTCTTATTCAGCCCCTACTGTCTTTTTCCCATGCACCTTCCTTCTTAGGGACCATTATGTTCACAAGAGGCTTCAATTATTGGTTTACGATAACTTTGTTTCTTCCAGGTTTAtctgataaaaataaatgctctCTCCACAAGGCTGGCCCCAATAAAGCAATTACATCTCCTGGTAGTTCAGAGCATTTGGAAACGTCTCAGACAAACTGGTTTTTCTTCACACCTCTCTCTCAGAAGCCCGTGTGATTAAAACAAAGTAACTTGTGATGACTGAAGTTAATGCTTTAGGTACAGTACCACTTTATTAAACTCTTTTGTGAGGAGTTCTTAAACTCAGCATGACTTTTGAGGAAAACATCCTCTGAATAAGTTAATTTGATCTCAAAGTACAGTTTCTTAGTAAAACAAGACCTTTTCTAACTAGAAATAAACATGTGCATCAAGTTGGTTATTTCTTCCAGGAGACTATTTGGTGTCCCATAAAGAAATTCAAGATGCTGTAATTTTGGAGTTCAACTTCCTCTCAATTTTTGCATCCTAGAAATCATTGTAACATGAGCATTTAAAACTTCAAATGCTATTTCCtttcaaactttaaaaagtataaaaataaagtacttGGGGCTACATGCTGGCAAAATTAATCAAGACACTTGGAAAAGTCAGCACCATGTAAAAGGAGGAATCCACATACATTACTGTTACAAACAGGAATACATAGACAAAACTGCTTTAAAACATCctgctatatatatatatacacatatatatgtttCCCAGCTACTAGAACACTGTGTACATTTTCCTCAGAATTAATTTAACAtcactgtaaaataaaataaaatttaaaagataaaataagtgttgttttttcctccccaaaaacAACGGAGTTGAGAATAAGAACTGAGTCTAAACAAATTTGCACTTAAGATTTAGGCCAGTCAGCTGCAACACACATACAGCACTGAGACATTTTTACACCAGGGCTGTATACAAAAGAATGAATCAATGTAGGAAAGAATGCATATTGAGCCATCAAATTATATGATACCTTGTTATCTGAATGAATTTATTTCCCTATGCAAAGCTTCTGTTTAACTGTTATAAATCAACCATACATTGCTTCCTACTACTGGGAAACCAAGTTATTCAATGACTGCTATGAGCTAGTGTTGATGACTGCTATGAGCTAGTGTTGattgaattttaaatttaacaGCATTTTCAATCTTTATCCACATAATTTATGGAAGGAAAATTCATATAGTATGGGCTTAAGCTACAAAGATAGCATAGATATAAATGTCTGCATGACATCTGAAATAAACAATTATCTTTGTTGGGAATCCTAAACTCTTCTGACTTATATCCAACTtcaaaaaaatgcacaaaactCTTGGCATGAGTAGAAATTCTCTGTTTTCCATATGCCACTGTAAAATCCAAAGTCCAAAACCAGATATACAACTCTAAAGTCCCAATGCCTCTCTCTCTCTAAGGGGTGTGTTTAATATTAGACTCCCTCCAAGAAGTGTGAGACAAAAGCCCCTAATGTCCCTGCTGGGCTATGTTTCCAGGGTTCTACTCCCCTGAGCTTGTCATAGCTGTTACTCAATTGAGTGACAACTTGTTCAGCAAAACCCCTCTGCCTTACAGCAGTGAGCACCCCAGAGCCTCATCACCCTGATAAACAGAACATACTCTTTCTTCAGATTAAAAAACTGCaggggaaaaattaaaacccaTCACTGACTTAAAAGCAGAACAAGCAGACAAAGCCACATATATGAGTATTCCCCTTTAAACCAAACTTTTCTTGGTATATTACCTCAAATAGTCCGCAGAAGCAGAGACAGTAGCTCTGCTTTGCACTCACTCTCCAGGGCAGCAGCTTCTGTGTTTTGAAAGAGCCCAGTGCA carries:
- the LPAR6 gene encoding LOW QUALITY PROTEIN: lysophosphatidic acid receptor 6 (The sequence of the model RefSeq protein was modified relative to this genomic sequence to represent the inferred CDS: inserted 1 base in 1 codon); its protein translation is MVSSNCSTEDSFKYTLYGCIFSMVFVLGLIANCVAIYIFTCTLKVRNETTTYMLNLAISDLLFVFTLPFRIYYFVTRNWPFGDILCKISVTLFYTNMYGSILFLTCISVDRFLAIVHPFRSKTLRTKRNAKIVCAAVWITVLAGSTPASFFQSTNRRNNTEQRTCFENFSEDTWKTYLSRIVIFIETVGFFIPLILNVTCSTMVLRTLNKPLTLSRNKVSKKKVLKMIFVHLVIFCFCFVPYNITLILYSLMRTQTWVNCSVVTAVRTMYPITLCIAVSNCCFDPIVYYFTSDTXSKFHKKEPVHQTTRGQIL